From one Orcinus orca chromosome 10, mOrcOrc1.1, whole genome shotgun sequence genomic stretch:
- the LOC101280877 gene encoding cathelicidin-2-like isoform X4 → MPLPQGSRGNGPISAWPEPLDNGVEGGQWSGESLEPEKDQDLDTPKPVSFTVKETVCLRTTQQPPEQCDFKENGLVKHCVGTVTLDQSKDQFDINCNELQSVRRIPFWPPNLPGPRRPPWFLPDFRIPRIPRKR, encoded by the exons ATGCCCCTGCCTCAAGGCAGCAGGGGAAATGGCCCAATCAGTGCTTGGCCTGAGCCCCTAGACAATGGTGTGGAGGGCGGACAGTGGTCTGGGGAGAGCCTGGAACCAGAGAAG GATCAGGACCTGGACACCCCGAAGCCTGTGAGCTTCACGGTGAAGGAGACCGTGTGCCTCAGGACGACCCAGCAGCCCCCGGAGCAGTGTGACTTCAAGGAGaatggg CTGGTGAAACACTGTGTGGGGACAGTCACCCTGGACCAGTCCAAGGACCAATTTGACATAAACTGTAATGAG CTTCAGAGTGTCAGGAGAATTCCTTTCTGGCCTCCAAATTTGCCAGGGCCAAGGCGCCCTCCGTGGTTCCTGCCAGATTTCCGCATTCCACGTATTCCCAGAAAACGGTGA
- the LOC101280877 gene encoding cathelicidin-4-like isoform X3, giving the protein METQRASLALGRWSLWLLLLGLVVPSASAQTLSYREAVLHAVDRLNERSSEANLYRLLELDPPPKADQDLDTPKPVSFTVKETVCLRTTQQPPEQCDFKENGLVKHCVGTVTLDQSKDQFDINCNELQSVRRIPFWPPNLPGPRRPPWFLPDFRIPRIPRKR; this is encoded by the exons ATGGAGACTCAGAGGGCCAGCCTCGCCCTGGGGCGGTGGTCACTGTGGCTACTGCTGCTGGGACTAGTGGTGCCCTCGGCCAGCGCCCAGACCCTCAGCTACAGGGAAGCTGTGCTTCATGCTGTGGATCGTCTCAACGAGCGGTCCTCAGAAGCTAATCTCTACCGCCTCCTGGAGCTGGACCCACCTCCCAAGGCC GATCAGGACCTGGACACCCCGAAGCCTGTGAGCTTCACGGTGAAGGAGACCGTGTGCCTCAGGACGACCCAGCAGCCCCCGGAGCAGTGTGACTTCAAGGAGaatggg CTGGTGAAACACTGTGTGGGGACAGTCACCCTGGACCAGTCCAAGGACCAATTTGACATAAACTGTAATGAG CTTCAGAGTGTCAGGAGAATTCCTTTCTGGCCTCCAAATTTGCCAGGGCCAAGGCGCCCTCCGTGGTTCCTGCCAGATTTCCGCATTCCACGTATTCCCAGAAAACGGTGA